A part of Maniola hyperantus chromosome 14, iAphHyp1.2, whole genome shotgun sequence genomic DNA contains:
- the Arpc1 gene encoding actin-related protein 2/3 complex subunit 1A-B, with protein sequence MSQTLTFGDSCAPITCHAWNKERNQIAFSPNNNEVHIYQKEGSEWKQTNNLVEHDMRVMGIDWAPNTNRIVTCSVDRNAYVWTQGEDGKWTTTLVLLRINRAATCVKWSPMENKFAVGSGARLISICYFEKENNWWVSKHIKKPIRSTVTTLDWHPNNILLVAGSTDFKVRVFSAYIKDIEDQPGPNVWGSKLPLGQLLAEFRSTGSGWVHGVSFSADGNKVAWVGHDSSINVADATQGKGVIKLKTEYLPFLGCIWISNTNLIVAGHSCIPLLYCHEGDDIKFVAKLDNTQRKESGGLSAMKKFQSLDRHARIETSDTYLDSIHQNAITCINLYKGTKADAVKLSTSGLDGQLVIWDIATLEKAFEDRVMI encoded by the exons ATGTCTCAAACACTAACGTTCGGTGACTCATGCGCTCCGATAACATGTCATGCGTGGAACAAGGAGAGAAATC AAATTGCCTTCTCTCCCAACAACAATGAAGTCCACATCTACCAAAAGGAAGGAAGCGAGTGGAAGCAGACCAACAACCTCGTGGAACATGACATGAGAGTCATGGGCATTGACTGGGCTCCCAACACCAACCGGATAGTCACCTGTTCTGTAGACCGCAACGCTTACGTCTGGACTCAAGGTGAAGACGGCAAGTGGACCACAACTCTTGTACTATTACGTATAAACCGAGCTGCGACCTGCGTGAAATGGTCGCCTATGGAGAACAAGTTTGCAGTCGGCTCGGGCGCTAGATTGATCTCCATCTGTTACTTTGAGAAAGAGAACAACTGGTGGGTCTCCAAGCATATCAAGAAACCGATTCGTTCCACTGTGACCACTCTGGATTGGCATCCTAACAATATTTTACTTGTCGCTGGCTCCACTGATTTCAAAGTGAGAGTTTTCTCGGCGTATATCAAAGACATTGAAGATCAGCCCGGACCTAACGTATGGGGTTCCAAGTTACCTTTGGGTCAATTGTTAGCTGAGTTTCGTTCTACGGGCAGCGGTTGGGTGCACGGCGTATCTTTTTCTGCCGATGGGAATAAAGTCGCTTGGGTAGGTCATGACAGCTCGATCAATGTAGCCGATGCGACGCAGGGGAAAGGGGTGATTAAATTAAAGACTGAGTATCTGCCATTTTTGGGGTGCATTTGGATTTCCAACACTAACCTGATAGTGGCGGGTCATAGTTGCATTCCATTACTTTACTGCCACGAGGGCGATGATATTAAATTTGTTGCCAAACTAGATAATACACAGAGGAAAGAGTCTGGGGGGTTATCTGCTATGAAGAAGTTCCAGTCTCTGGATCGTCACGCTAGAATCGAAACCAGCGATACCTACTTGGACTCTATACACCAGAATGCTATAACATGCATTAATTTGTATAAAGGGACTAAAGCGGACGCCGTAAAGCTCAGCACCTCGGGCCTCGATGGCCAACTAGTCATATGGGACATCGCGACACTCGAGAAGGCTTTCGAGGACCGTGTTATGATATAA